A single genomic interval of Megalobrama amblycephala isolate DHTTF-2021 linkage group LG17, ASM1881202v1, whole genome shotgun sequence harbors:
- the cenpl gene encoding centromere protein L: MEGRGSAVNTPATSRPVTRRSKSYGRSCVEAPSYFWQTPGHLTVLKIPTSREAAKSQIITNKVDPEHIALLVKNEWKLSYVTPLYRFRHTELKSYSKHLSAFIIAERQKGVAVEVGLEAGFKVTFTSVLGLAETSEDAETVFIQIQSKPVFAAAADAPKVVWRGWLTCVNGDPEYLRALPPDFVSLPLFCTSGPESLTTLVKSWFERAFDCNFGSLALNSTTLNWLAALWTGCHPTCNIRYLKLAWSLPSQPPLDVSYTVNPQDAWELWNSIHPEESTDGRIDIKEVQSFMNGLETHFFRHFKIYLSAGMLVKVSTALGSAQLDGKIKIGNSDYITTLLTMLTECALLKMLT, from the exons ATGGAGGGGAGAGGCAG TGCCGTCAATACTCCTGCCACCAGCAGACCTGTAACTCGTAGAAGCAAAAGCTATGGCCGGAGCTGTGTGGAAGCACCCTCATATTTCTGGCAAACACCAGGACATTTAACAGTCTTGAAGATCCCAACCAGTAGAGAGGCTGCCAAATCACAAATCATCACT AATAAGGTTGACCCTGAGCATATTGCTCTTCTGGTGAAAAATGAGTGGAAGCTGTCCTATGTCACTCCTTTGTATCGCTTCAGACATACAGAGCTGAAATCATATTCCAAGCATCTCTCAGCCTTCATCAtagcagagagacagaaaggAGTTGCAGTTGAAGTCGGGTTAGAGGCAGGATTCAAGGTCACGTTTACTTCAGTTCTTGGACTGGCTGAGACCAGTGAGGATGCTGAGACTGTTTTCATTCAG ATCCAATCCAAACCGGTGTTTGCTGCAGCAGCAGATGCACCGAAAGTTGTCTGGCGTGGTTGGCTCACATGCGTCAACGGTGATCCAGAGTACCTGAGGGCGCTGCCTCCTGATTTTGTCAGCTTGCCTTTGTTTTGCACGAGTGGACCGGAGTCTCTTACGACACTTGTTAAATCCTGGTTCGAGAGGGCTTTTGATTGCAACTTTGGTTCTTTGGCTTTAAACTCCACCACTCTCAATTGGCTGGCTGCTTTGTGGACTGGCTGCCATCCCACCTGCAATATCAGGTATCTGAAGCTAGCCTGGAGCCTTCCGTCACAACCACCTCTGGATGTCTCGTACACAGTGAACCCACAGGATGCGTGGGAGCTGTGGAACAGTATTCACCCAGAGGAGAGTACAGATGGCCGGATAGATATTAAAGAGGTCCAGTCTTTCATGAACGGGCTGGAGACTCATTTTTTCAGACACTTTAAGATCTACCTGTCTGCTGGTATGCTCGTGAAAGTATCTACCGCTCTGGGATCAGCACAGCTTGATGGGAAAATCAAG aTTGGAAACAGTGACTACATCACCACCTTACTTACCATGCTGACAGAATGTGCCCTTCTGAAAATGCTAACTTAA
- the klhl20 gene encoding kelch-like protein 20 produces MVSRKPSGCLDIIWLNLDDLKFNLDRFNGQIRGTSARTDTTGMDITSRCTLGDPNKLPEGVPQPARMPYISDKHPRQTLEVINLLRKHRELCDVVLVVGAKKIYAHRVILSACSPYFRAMFTGELAESRQTEVVIRDIDERAMELLIDFAYTSQVTVEEGNVQTLLPAACLLQLAEIQEACCEFLKRQLDPSNCLGIRAFADTHSCRELLRIADKFTQHNFQEVMESEEFMLLPANQLIDIISSDELNVRSEEQVFNAVMAWVKYSIQERRPQLPQVLQHVRLPLLSPKFLVGTVGSDPLIKSDEECRDLVDEAKNYLLLPQERPLMQGPRTRPRKPIRCGEVLFAVGGWCSGDAISSVERYDPQTNEWRMVASMSKRRCGVGVSVLDDLLYAVGGHDGSSYLNSVERYDPKTNQWSSDVAPTSTCRTSVGVAVLGGYLYAVGGQDGVSCLNIVERYDPKENKWTRVASMSTRRLGVAVAVLGGFLYAVGGSDGTSPLNTVERYNPQENRWHTVAPMGTRRKHLGCAVYQDMIYSVGGRDDTTELSSAERYNPRTNQWSPVVAMTSRRSGVGLAVVNGQLMAVGGFDGTTYLKTIEVYDPDANTWRLYGGMNYRRLGGGVGVIKMTHCESHIW; encoded by the exons aTGGTGTCCCGTAAACCGAGCGGTTGTCTTGATATTATCTGGCTAAATCTCGACGACTTAAAATTCAATCTGGACCGATTTAATGGACAAATAAG GGGTACCAGTGCACGCACAGATACCACAGGAATGGATATCACAAGTCGTTGCACGCTGGGAGACCCCAACAAGCTCCCAGAGGGAGTGCCTCAGCCTGCCAGGATGCCCTACATCTCGGACAAGCACCCTCGGCAGACCCTGGAGGTCATCAACCTGCTCCGCAAGCATCGAGAGCTGTGCGACGTGGTTTTGGTGGTGGGAGCCAAGAAGATTTATGCACACCGTGTGATCCTGTCTGCCTGCAGCCCCTATTTCAGAGCCATGTTCACCGGGGAACTGGCCGAGAGCCGACAGACAGAAGTCGTCATCCGGGATATTGATGAACGAGCCATGGAGCTGCTAATCGACTTTGCCTATACCTCGCAG GTGACTGTGGAGGAGGGAAACGTGCAGACTTTGCTGCCCGCTGCCTGCTTGTTACAGCTGGCAGAGATTCAGGAAGCCTGCTGTGAATTCCTCAAGCGTCAACTGGACCCCTCCAACTGCCTGGGCATCAGGGCCTTCGCCGACACTCACTCCTGCAGAGAGCTGCTGCGTATTGCTGATAAGTTCACCCAGCATAACTTTCAGGAG GTGATGGAGAGTGAAGAGTTCATGCTGCTGCCAGCCAACCAGCTGATAGACATTATCTCCAGTGATGAGCTCAATGTTCGGAGTGAGGAGCAGGTGTTTAATGCTGTAATGGCCTGGGTTAAATACAGCATTCAGGAGCGCAGGCCCCAGCTGCCACAG GTTCTCCAACATGTGCGTCTTCCCCTCTTGAGCCCGAAGTTTCTGGTTGGGACGGTGGGTTCAGATCCTCTGATCAAGAGTGATGAGGAGTGTAG GGACTTGGTCGATGAAGCCAAGAACTACCTCCTGCTACCCCAAGAGCGCCCCCTAATGCAGGGACCTAGAACCCGGCCCAGAAAGCCTATTCGTTGTGGAGAAGTACTGTTTGCTG TGGGAGGTTGGTGCAGTGGTGACGCTATCTCAAGCGTTGAGCGCTACGACCCCCAGACCAACGAGTGGAGGATGGTGGCATCCATGAGCAAACGGCGCTGTGGAGTTGGTGTCAGTGTTCTAGATGATCTGTTGTATGCTGTTGGCGGACATGACGGCTCGTCTTATCTCAATAGTGTGGAGAG GTATGACCCTAAGACTAACCAGTGGAGCAGTGACGTCGCCCCTACTAGCACCTGCAGGACCAGTGTGGGTGTTGCTGTATTAGGGGGGTACCTGTATGCTGTGGGAGGTCAGGATGGCGTTTCCTGTCTCAACATTGTAGAAAG gtatgATCCGAAAGAGAATAAGTGGACTCGTGTTGCCTCAATGAGTACCAGGCGGTTGGGTGTGGCTGTAGCCGTGTTGGGAGGTTTTCTTTACGCAGTAGGCGGCTCAGATGGCACATCCCCACTAAATACAG TGGAGAGGTATAACCCGCAAGAGAACCGCTGGCATACGGTGGCACCCATGGGGACCCGTCGGAAACACCTAGGCTGTGCCGTGTACCAGGACATGATCTACTCTGTGGGCGGCAGAGACGATACCACAGAACTGAGCAGCGCTGAGCGATACAATCCCAGAACCAATCAGTGGTCCCCTGTGGTCGCCATGACGTCCAGAAGGAGCGGG GTTGGTTTAGCAGTGGTAAATGGCCAGTTGATGGCAGTTGGAGGATTTGACGGTACCACGTACCTGAAAACTATAGAAGTCTATGACCCCGATGCCAACACATGGAG GCTCTATGGTGGAATGAACTACAGGAGGTTGGGAGGTGGTGTTGGTGTAATAAAAATGACTCACTGTGAATCACATATATGGTAA